A stretch of the Theropithecus gelada isolate Dixy chromosome 7a, Tgel_1.0, whole genome shotgun sequence genome encodes the following:
- the BCL2L10 gene encoding bcl-2-like protein 10 — translation MADPLRERTERLLADYLGCCAREPGTPEPRPSTPEAAVLRSAAVRLRQLHRSFFSAYRGYPGNRVELVALMAEAVLSDSPGPTWGRVVSLVTFAGTLLEREPLVTAWWKKRSFQPRLKEQEGDVARDCQRLVALLSSRLAGQHRAWLQAQGGWDGFCHFFRSPFPLAFWRKLLIQAFLACLLATAFGYLWTRLL, via the exons ATGGCTGACCCGTTGCGGGAGCGCACCGAGCGGCTCCTGGCCGACTATCTGGGGTGCTGCGCCCGGGAACCCGGCACCCCTGAGCCAAGGCCGTCCACGCCCGAGGCCGCCGTGCTGCGCTCAGCAGCCGTCAGGTTACGGCAGCTCCACCGGTCCTTCTTCTCCGCCTACCGCGGCTACCCTGGGAACCGCGTCGAGCTGGTGGCGCTGATGGCGGAGGCCGTGCTCTCCGACAGCCCCGGCCCCACCTGGGGCAGGGTGGTGTCGCTGGTGACCTTCGCGGGGACGCTGCTGGAGAGAGAGCCGCTGGTGACAGCCTGGTGGAAGAAGCGGAGCTTCCAGCCGCGGCTGAAGGAACAGGAGGGCGACGTCGCCCGGGACTGCCAGCGCCTGGTGGCCTTGCTGAGCTCGCGGCTCGCGGGGCAGCACCGCGCCTGGCTTCAGGCTCAGGGCGGCTGG GATGGCTTTTGTCACTTCTTCAGGAGCCCCTTTCCGCTGGCTTTTTGGAGAAAACTGCTGATCCAGGCTTTCCTGGCATGCTTGTTAGCAACAGCCTTCGGTTATCTCTGGACACGATTATTatga